One Solanum pennellii chromosome 9, SPENNV200 DNA segment encodes these proteins:
- the LOC107031169 gene encoding serine/arginine repetitive matrix protein 1, whose amino-acid sequence MSGGFFRGTSAEQDTRFSNKQAKLLKSQKFAPELEHLVDMTKVKMDVIKPWIAKRVTELIGFEDEVLINFIYSLLERKVANGKELQISLTGFMERNTAKFIKELWALLLSAQNNASGVPQQFLEAKEEEMRNNKAEMDRIANEIQKKKERDNRELDQEKRKKMDDYGSDLRQKNTSREPTPKQQLQVRLMDNLDPVERNGSRVRNRVSKSPQSADHSLSPRKSRPISKSFSNSRSYSGERHRSRSTSGSPEERRRRSLSSERAYRSAPKCSVSPRRKHSPRQSHSPPRHRRRSTSRVRRRSPSPARYRRHSPFQRRSRSPLRRRSRSPLRRRSRSPLRRRSRSPLRRRSRSPLRRRSRSPHRHRSRSPIWRRSRSPIWCRSRSPSRRSPVRYRSRSPIKCQSPLRRRTPSPTQRRSPSPVSREYHRSPLSPRQSSPFLAQRKTSISGRKRSLTPARRSLSSQESLSPSPIYRRSPSPIRKRISKNERSPVQSPRGRIRSREKYSSIRYASPVKTEAHKGSRSLEHRRSSSGSPQKRIYGRKDSREKDLPLPPQLSRSPSVPESPHRSRSDSESPPTKRGRSPCEDRGPRSTSNPREIKTIDFDSLSPSKLREQKVSSDISEKIADQKEMNHSREAFEHKPRSSRKIPTTPDPYKDLGKRFVQKEFSDIHSHSDRLESRKRNEAIKSEKFSGTMQHTKELDKQKSPSTHRHSHSVKRLKESYDGESVKADKENLSHTNDTKGKELYVDSEAPLTSSKKVEQNDLSSKEGSGFEESEKRRAKIKDKRKHKRSDRYESTSDDSFDSDVEDRKEAKKRRKEERRLKKEEKRRRREERRRRKEERRSQKRKSKSVNAISSPSDTERNPNNRASDDEHLRKEYQHGRKIEESESLQKRLEIELREKALESLRAKKGVSH is encoded by the exons ATGTCGGGGGGTTTTTTTAGG GGCACTTCTGCTGAGCAGGACACTCGATTCTCTAATAAGCAAGCTAAGTTGTTAAAATCTCAGAAGTTCGCTCCTGAATTGGAACATCTG GTCGATATGACAAAGGTCAAGATGGATGTAATTAAACCATGGATTGCTAAGCGAGTTACTGAGCTTATTGGTTTCGAAGATGAAGTgcttatcaattttatttatagcCTTCTTGAACGAAAG GTAGCTAATGGCAAGGAGCTTCAAATTTCACTTACTGGTTTCATGGAAAGAAACACTGCAAAATTCATTAAAGAGCTTTGGGCATTACTACTTAGTGCACAGAACAATGCCAGTGGTGTTCCTCAACAGTTCCTAGAAGCCAAAGAAGAGGAAATGAGAAACAATAAG GCTGAGATGGATCGAATTGCAAACGAGATTCAGAAGAAAAAGGAGAGAGACAACAGGGAGCTGGAtcaagagaaaaggaagaagatg GATGATTATGGCAGCGATTTGAGACAGAAAAATACTTCACGGGAACCAACTCCAAAACAACAGCTTCAGGTTCGCTTGATGGATAATTTAGATCCTGTTGAGAGAAACGGATCAAGAGTAAGAAACAG GGTCTCTAAATCCCCACAGTCAGCAGATCATTCACTCTCCCCCAG GAAATCAAGGCCAATCAGCAAGTCATTCTCCAATTCGAGGAGTTACTCTGG TGAAAGGCACAGGTCACGAAGTACATCCGGATCTCCAGAAGAAAGGAGACGTCGCTCCCTTTCATCTGAAAGGGCATATCGCTCTGCACCAAAGTGTTCTGTTTCACCTCGTAGGAAACATTCACCTCGACAATCCCATTCTCCACCAAGGCATAGGCGAAGATCAACCTCTCGAGTACGTCGAAGGTCACCTTCTCCTGCAAGATACCGAAGACATTCTCCATTCCAACGTAGATCAAGGTCTCCGCTTCGACGCAGATCAAGGTCTCCGCTTCGACGCAGATCAAGGTCCCCGCTTCGACGCAGATCAAGGTCTCCGCTTCGACGCAGATCAAGGTCCCCGCTTCGACGTAGATCAAGGTCTCCACATCGACATAGGTCGAGGTCTCCCATTTGGCGTAGATCACGATCCCCTATATGGTGTAGGTCAAGGTCTCCGAGTAGACGCTCACCAGTGCGATACAGATCAAGGTCACCTATTAAATGTCAATCACCACTTCGACGCAGAACACCATCTCCAACGCAACGTAGGTCCCCTTCTCCAGTGAGTCGGGAGTACCACCGATCTCCATTGAGTCCTCGGCAAAGTTCTCCATTCCTAGCTCAACGAAAAACCTCCATTTCTGGTAGGAAGAGATCCTTAACTCCTGCCAGAAGGTCTCTTTCATCTCAAGAATCACTTTCCCCATCACCCATTTACCGCAGGTCTCCTTCACCAATCAGAAAGAGAATATCGAAGAATGAAAGGTCACCAGTTCAATCTCCTCGAGGAAGGATAAG GAGCCGTGAGAAATACTCCTCTATTCGATATGCTTCACCAGTAAAAACTGAGGCCCATAAAGGATCCAGATCCTTGGAACATAGACGTTCTTCTTCTGGGTCACCGCAGAAAAGGATATATGGCCGTAAGGATTCACGAGAAAAAGATCTGCCTTTGCCGCCTCAACTAAGCCGGTCACCATCTGTTCCAGAATCTCCACATCGCTCTAGATCTGACTCAGAATCTCCACCAACCAAAAGGGGAAGGAGTCCTTGTGAAGATAGAGG GCCAAGGAGTACTTCGAACCCGAGGGAGATAAAGACAATTGACTTCGACAGCCTTAGTCCAAGTAAATTGAGAGAGCAGAAAGTTAGTTCTGACATTTCTGAGAAAATCGCAGATCAGAAAGAAATGAACCATTCAAG GGAGGCTTTTGAGCATAAACCTAGGTCTTCAAGAAAAATTCCCAcaacacccgatccatataaaGATCTTGGGAAGAGGTTTGTCCAGAAAGAATTTTCTGACATTCATAGCCATTCAGATCGATTGGAGTCGAGAAAGCGAAATGAAGCGATTAAGAG TGAAAAATTTTCAGGAACTATGCAGCACACAAAGGAACTGGATAAACAAAAGTCACCATCAACTCATAGACACTCTCATTCAGTTAAAAGGTTAAAGGAATCATATGATGGGGAGAGTGTCAAAGCAGATAAGGAAAACCTATCTCACACAAACGATACCAAGGGCAAAGAGCTATATGTTGATTCCGAAGCTCCCCTCACTTCATCAAAGAAAGTTGAGCAGAATGATTTAAGTAGTAAAGAGGGTTCTGGTTTCGAGGAAAGTGAAAAGCGTAGAGCTAAAATTAAGGATAAAAGAAAGCATAAGAGGTCTGACAGATATGAGTCAACGTCAGATGATAGTTTTGATTCTGATGTTGAGGATAGGAAGGAGGctaaaaagagaaggaaagaggagagaagattgaagaaagAGGAGAAGCGTCGTCGGCGGGAGGAGAGGCGGCGCAGAAAGGAAGAAAGACGTTCTCAGAAACGAAAATCGAAGTCAGTTAATGCCATATCCTCGCCTTCAGATACAGAGAGGAATCCTAATAATCGTGCTTCAGATGATGAACATCTGAGAAAAGAGTATCAACATGGACGTAAGATTGAGGAGTCAGAGTCCTTGCAGAAAAGACTTGAAATTGAGCTGCGGGAGAAGGCTCTCGAGTCTCTTAGAGCAAAAAAGGGTGTCAGTCATTAA